The Paenibacillus sp. BIC5C1 DNA segment GGCGTAAGGGTGGAGAAATCACAACATATTGGAGTGAAGTAGAGGGAGGTTTTCCATGAACCTGGCTAACAAAATTACCCTGGCAAGAATGGCATTGATTCCTTTATTTATGTTGTGCTTCATCCCGTTGCCTTCATGGATACAGGAGTCGAGTGAACTTATTCGTTTTCTGGATCATCATGGTCTGGTGATTGGCGTTATTATTTTTGCACTGGCTGCAGGTACGGATAAGCTGGATGGGTATGTGGCGCGAAAATATAATCAGATCACCAATCTGGGGAAATTGCTTGATCCACTGGCAGATAAACTCTTGATTTCGGTTGCGCTGATTATGATGGTTCAGGAGAATCTGATTGCTTCATGGGTAGCTACGATCATCATAGGACGTGAAATTGTCATTACGGCGCTGCGCATGATTGCCAGTGAACAGGGAATAGCACTTGCGGCCGACCGATATGGCAAACTCAAAATGGTGCTACAGGTGACAGCCATCATTGCTGTGTT contains these protein-coding regions:
- the pgsA gene encoding CDP-diacylglycerol--glycerol-3-phosphate 3-phosphatidyltransferase, which codes for MNLANKITLARMALIPLFMLCFIPLPSWIQESSELIRFLDHHGLVIGVIIFALAAGTDKLDGYVARKYNQITNLGKLLDPLADKLLISVALIMMVQENLIASWVATIIIGREIVITALRMIASEQGIALAADRYGKLKMVLQVTAIIAVLLNNVPFSLLTDVRVDVILLWLAAGVTLLSGLNYIVVNYRLLK